From Abditibacteriota bacterium, the proteins below share one genomic window:
- a CDS encoding 2-oxoglutarate oxidoreductase produces the protein MEKVFSRTKGLKDKEFSYCGGCLHSVVHRLVAENLEEMGLLDSAIGVCPVGCAVFMYDFINCDMIEAAHGRAPAVATGVKRTHPDHLVFTYQGDGDLASIGMAEIVHAANRGENFTVIFINNGIYGMTGGQMAPTTLVGQKATTCQAGRDPSTHGMPIHMAEMLATLDLPCYIERVSPIDPAGVRKTKAAIKKAFQKQLDGKGFSLIEVLSNCPTQWGMTPVDSLTWVKEHVMEVYPLGVKKERD, from the coding sequence ATGGAAAAAGTTTTTTCGAGGACCAAGGGCCTCAAGGACAAAGAGTTTTCGTATTGCGGCGGCTGTCTTCATTCGGTGGTCCACCGTCTGGTGGCGGAAAACCTGGAGGAGATGGGGCTGCTGGATAGCGCCATAGGCGTGTGTCCCGTGGGCTGCGCCGTGTTCATGTATGACTTTATCAACTGCGACATGATAGAGGCCGCTCACGGCCGGGCGCCCGCAGTGGCTACCGGAGTCAAGCGCACCCATCCCGACCACCTGGTGTTCACCTATCAGGGCGACGGCGACCTGGCCAGTATCGGCATGGCCGAGATAGTCCACGCTGCCAACCGCGGCGAGAACTTCACCGTGATCTTTATCAACAACGGCATCTACGGCATGACAGGCGGCCAGATGGCCCCTACCACTCTGGTGGGACAAAAGGCCACCACCTGCCAGGCAGGCAGGGATCCCAGCACCCACGGCATGCCCATACACATGGCGGAAATGCTGGCCACTCTGGACCTGCCCTGCTACATAGAAAGAGTGTCTCCCATAGATCCCGCCGGCGTCCGCAAGACCAAGGCCGCCATCAAAAAGGCTTTTCAGAAACAGCTGGACGGCAAGGGCTTTTCGCTCATTGAAGTGCTGTCCAACTGCCCTACCCAGTGGGGGATGACTCCCGTGGATTCGCTGACATGGGTGAAGGAACACGTCATGGAGGTCTATCCTCTGGGCGTCAAGAAGGAGCGAGACTAA
- a CDS encoding 2-oxoacid:acceptor oxidoreductase family protein: MYAEAIFAGMGGQGALLAAQILAHAGVHENRNVVWYPAYGPETRGGTATCTLIISDEQIGAPIATHPEILVAFNQTMLDGYIDKVKQGGIVIYNSDLAKAPDRQDVTSCPIPANSIAMEAGNMRSQNMAMVGAYTRITGIVKPDSVQWAMENHFPEKAKKAIPVNMEALRKGYEAAK; this comes from the coding sequence ATGTATGCAGAAGCGATTTTTGCCGGAATGGGAGGACAGGGGGCCCTGCTGGCCGCTCAGATCCTGGCCCACGCCGGCGTGCATGAAAACAGAAACGTGGTGTGGTATCCCGCCTACGGCCCCGAGACCAGAGGCGGCACGGCGACCTGCACCCTGATAATATCCGACGAGCAGATCGGCGCCCCCATCGCCACCCATCCCGAGATACTGGTGGCCTTCAACCAGACCATGCTGGACGGCTACATAGACAAGGTGAAGCAGGGCGGCATCGTGATCTACAACAGCGATCTGGCCAAGGCGCCGGACAGACAGGACGTGACCAGCTGCCCCATCCCCGCCAACTCCATCGCCATGGAGGCGGGCAATATGAGGAGCCAGAATATGGCCATGGTGGGGGCCTACACCCGCATCACGGGCATAGTGAAGCCTGATTCCGTGCAGTGGGCCATGGAAAACCATTTCCCCGAAAAGGCCAAAAAGGCCATTCCCGTCAACATGGAAGCCCTGCGCAAGGGCTACGAAGCGGCCAAATAA
- a CDS encoding bifunctional metallophosphatase/5'-nucleotidase has protein sequence MFKKLHHIIIAALLLGLLLQCGCGAGDAALTVLFTNDVHGMLLPHESYTEPDAAALGVTEDVGGVCRRASYIKSVRKYTQHTVLLLDAGDIFTRGPARRLEGKPDIELMNLMKYDAAAIGNNEFKGDEYKGKPTPASMDILAERQKEARFPFLCANVYKDGKRAFTPYIIKEAEGLRIGIFSVTAPSSASYKSTEGYEFTDAVDEAAKVVEELKSRTDLIICLSHAGIIDDMVMANRCKDIDLIVGGHTHTWLPTPLFSAAGRPVRDKNVNGVIVCSAGEYGVATGRIDLKICKQQDGSWAVGKYTAKLVPMTSEYPDDPEAKAILEKYWKPLGLIK, from the coding sequence ATGTTTAAGAAGCTACACCACATCATTATCGCGGCGCTGCTGCTGGGGCTGCTGCTTCAATGCGGCTGCGGCGCCGGAGACGCCGCCCTGACAGTGCTGTTTACCAACGACGTCCACGGCATGCTGCTCCCTCATGAGAGCTACACGGAGCCCGACGCCGCCGCCCTGGGCGTCACCGAAGACGTGGGGGGCGTATGCAGAAGAGCCTCCTATATCAAATCGGTGCGCAAATACACGCAGCACACGGTGCTGCTGCTGGACGCCGGCGACATCTTTACCCGGGGCCCCGCCCGCAGACTGGAGGGCAAGCCCGACATAGAGCTGATGAACCTGATGAAATACGATGCGGCGGCCATAGGCAACAACGAATTCAAGGGGGACGAATACAAGGGCAAGCCGACTCCCGCGTCCATGGACATACTGGCCGAGAGGCAAAAGGAAGCCCGTTTTCCTTTTTTGTGCGCCAACGTCTATAAGGACGGCAAGAGAGCCTTTACCCCCTATATCATCAAGGAAGCGGAGGGGCTGCGGATAGGCATATTCTCAGTGACAGCGCCCTCCAGCGCGTCTTACAAGTCCACGGAGGGCTACGAGTTCACTGACGCCGTGGACGAAGCGGCAAAGGTGGTGGAAGAGCTGAAGAGCCGGACCGACCTGATCATCTGCCTGTCCCACGCCGGCATCATAGACGATATGGTCATGGCCAACCGCTGCAAGGACATCGACCTGATCGTGGGCGGACACACCCACACTTGGCTGCCGACGCCTCTCTTTTCCGCCGCGGGCAGGCCTGTCCGGGACAAGAACGTGAACGGAGTAATAGTCTGCTCGGCAGGCGAATACGGAGTGGCCACAGGCCGCATAGACCTGAAGATATGCAAGCAGCAGGACGGCTCCTGGGCCGTGGGCAAATACACGGCAAAGCTGGTGCCCATGACCTCCGAATACCCGGACGACCCGGAAGCAAAGGCCATTCTCGAAAAATACTGGAAGCCCCTGGGGCTCATCAAATAA
- a CDS encoding Rne/Rng family ribonuclease, whose product MKSDIVVNVQNRETRVAIVEDNRLAEVYVERSGGVVGNIYKCKVKNVLSGMDAAFVDIGMEKNAFLYSGDILPYLAGSKPRKPLRAHSITGMIREGQEFLVQVVKAPRAAKGARVSTKITLPGRYIVLMPESDSIGISKRIGPAEHDRLKALLEAIRPPGFGIIARTEAEGRTEEEISHDIDTMVRIWSSISENARAVQAPAVVYQELSLIYKVIRDNLTQDVSCMYIDSEAKYKKAKELAGALAPQLTGRIRHYNDKLPIFERFGLERDYQQMFKRKIWLQNGGYICIDIAEALTVIDVNTGKFVGNKSLTETVLTTNLQAAAEIARQIRLRDLGGIIVVDFIDMVSQSDRDKLIRALAAALSKERTKTSISRISDLGLIELNRKRVSETVGEAMTEVCPYCNGRGRVESSETVSLRIERDIRSFLHKTERDYGLYIKANPRTALFLIGDGGANIRELEELYGLPIYVRGDSLMHIEDYSLANCSRAKAEELQKQLTPGDVFSVRLERNLCAREDKAVCWIGRHLVEIPHGSKYIGKTVNIKIKEVFGSHAAARIRTGRGTYV is encoded by the coding sequence GTGAAAAGCGACATTGTCGTAAACGTGCAAAACAGAGAGACCAGAGTGGCCATAGTTGAGGACAACAGGCTGGCAGAGGTGTATGTGGAACGCTCCGGCGGAGTGGTGGGCAATATATACAAATGCAAGGTGAAAAACGTCCTCAGCGGCATGGACGCCGCCTTTGTGGATATAGGGATGGAAAAGAACGCGTTTCTGTATTCGGGGGACATCCTGCCCTATCTGGCCGGCTCCAAGCCCCGCAAGCCCCTCCGGGCCCATTCCATCACGGGTATGATCCGGGAAGGCCAGGAGTTCCTGGTCCAGGTGGTCAAGGCTCCCAGAGCAGCCAAGGGCGCGAGAGTATCCACCAAGATCACCCTGCCCGGCAGATATATAGTCCTGATGCCCGAATCCGACTCCATCGGCATCAGCAAACGGATAGGCCCCGCCGAGCACGACCGGCTGAAGGCCCTGCTGGAAGCCATACGCCCCCCCGGGTTCGGCATCATCGCCAGGACAGAGGCGGAGGGCAGGACCGAGGAAGAGATCAGCCATGACATAGACACCATGGTCAGGATATGGAGCTCCATCAGCGAGAACGCCCGGGCAGTCCAGGCGCCGGCGGTGGTGTATCAGGAGCTGTCGCTGATCTACAAGGTCATACGGGACAACCTGACTCAGGACGTGAGCTGCATGTATATAGACTCGGAAGCCAAGTACAAAAAGGCAAAGGAGCTGGCCGGCGCCCTGGCGCCCCAGCTCACGGGCAGGATCAGGCATTACAACGACAAGCTGCCCATATTCGAACGCTTTGGCCTGGAGAGGGACTATCAGCAGATGTTCAAACGCAAGATATGGCTCCAGAACGGAGGCTATATCTGCATAGACATAGCGGAAGCCCTGACGGTGATCGACGTCAACACAGGCAAATTCGTGGGCAACAAGTCCCTCACGGAGACGGTGCTGACCACCAATCTGCAGGCCGCCGCCGAGATAGCCCGCCAGATACGCCTGAGGGATCTGGGAGGCATCATCGTCGTGGACTTTATAGATATGGTGAGCCAGAGCGACAGAGACAAGCTCATCAGGGCTCTCGCCGCCGCTCTCAGCAAGGAGCGCACCAAGACCAGCATATCCCGCATATCGGACCTGGGGCTCATAGAGCTGAACCGCAAAAGGGTGTCCGAGACCGTGGGCGAAGCCATGACCGAGGTGTGCCCCTACTGCAACGGCAGAGGCAGGGTGGAAAGCAGCGAGACGGTGAGCCTGAGGATCGAAAGAGACATACGCAGCTTTCTCCACAAGACCGAACGGGACTACGGGCTGTATATCAAGGCCAACCCGCGGACGGCGCTCTTTCTCATAGGAGACGGCGGCGCCAACATCCGGGAGCTGGAGGAGCTGTACGGGCTGCCCATATACGTCAGAGGCGACAGCCTGATGCACATAGAGGACTACTCGCTGGCCAATTGCTCCCGGGCCAAGGCCGAAGAGCTGCAAAAGCAGCTGACCCCGGGCGACGTGTTCAGCGTGCGCCTGGAAAGGAACCTGTGCGCGCGGGAAGACAAGGCTGTCTGCTGGATCGGCAGACATCTGGTCGAGATACCGCACGGCAGCAAATATATAGGCAAGACAGTCAATATCAAGATAAAGGAAGTGTTCGGAAGTCACGCTGCGGCGCGAATAAGAACCGGAAGAGGCACATATGTTTAA